From the Triticum urartu cultivar G1812 chromosome 4, Tu2.1, whole genome shotgun sequence genome, the window CGGCAAGATGATGCAGGTCTCCAGTCAGCTGATGGAGATGCGTTCCACGGGGTACCCATCGATTTCTAGCCGCCTTAGGCTTTACGGCTGGGGAGGGGTTTGGAGGAGCAGCAGCCGTGGAGGTCACCACCTCGTCTGACTTGCTCCGAGCGGGATTGAGGGCGAGGGAGGAgctgtcggcggcggcggccatctAGGGGGGTTGGGCCTCTTGAGTGGGAAGAGGTGAGAGGGAGCCATCCGACTTATGAGGGATTAAAAACCCAATGGAGGAAAAACCTATTTCACGCGTAAAAGAAGGCAGGAGAAAAAAAATTGGAACGGAGAAGGTAGGGGAGGGAATCATAGGAGGGAGGAAAACCCTGGAGGCAAGGAAGCTAACGTACCAACTCCCATTTAATAGTGAAGATTGATTGCATTTGCATTATAAAGTACTCGTCTTAAAGTGAATTATCAGGTACTGACTATTAATGTACGAGAATTTTTTTATCAAGTTTAATTATACACTTCAACATGTCTTGTTCTAATTATGCTTCAGATTTTTTCATAATTTCTAGGCATGTCTATTTTATCTTGCCAAAAGCATGTAGGTTTGTATTTACTTGACTTTGGTTTGAATGTTGGAGTCTGGATTAAATCTAAATGAGGAGAGCATAAGTGACTTTTTACATATCATTCCAACATCCATTTTACCTGTTTGTAGCGTGTTTGATTATTCAGCATGTATTCACAAAATGAAGCAATGCAGAACTCTTACTCTACTAGGAGTTCGACGGACTTTAGAAGAAGACCTCAAACTTGAGAGGAAAGCTTTGGATGCTTTTAAGGATTTTATTACGAAAGAGTTAGATAGAGTAAGTTTTAAATGTGCATTAGAAACATGTCTATTTGGTTAGCTCATGTGGTGTGATGCTTGAATTAGCTTTAGCTTAGAAAGGCTTTTTTGTTTCTCTTATTTCTCTGTATGATAGGTTTTGCAAGAACCTGAAAATGGAACAACGGATCATAGTAAACAGGAGGCTTGCAAGGATGCTGGTCAGAAAACAAGTAAAGGCTCTAAAAGAGCTCGTCAAGACTTTGATACCTCTGAACTAAATAATAGTCATAGTGAGAAGGAAGACAGTGATGAGGATGTAAGGCCAATAAAGAaggtttttatttgttttttatGTTGGGTTCTGGATACTTGTTCTCTCAATATATTAGTTTTACCGTTTTTATATTTTGATTTGCACAGAAACAACAGGCAGCTCCAGCCCATGGCAAACGAGTAGAACGTCTTAAGTCAGTAATAAAATCTTGTGGAATGAGGTAATCCTTTTTTGGATACTTGAATGCAAGTTGATGCATTTTGAAATAATGAATTTTACTAATGTGTTTTCTTAAACTAGTGTGCCACCTTCTGTGTATCGGAGGGCAAAGCAGGCGCCGGAGAGCAAGCGCGAGGCTTGTTTGATAAAGGAGTTGGAGGATATGCTTGAAAAGGAAGGATTGTCTTCACACCCTTCTGAGAAAGGTCCAGTTCGTTGCTGAATTACTTATAATTATTACACGCGGAAGCTTCTGTTAGTTGTTTCTTTTTCTAAAGTTTATATGGGTAGCATTAGGATGTTAGGTAATCGAATTATTCTTTGTGGAGAACTCTCCTTGGGTGCAGGATCCAGCGGTGGGTGCACATGGTTGTGAATCTGCCCACCCGATCCGAGTCTCACTTCTACCTTGATTTAGAAATTGCGGTAATGAGTCTTGTCCCTTGCATCttaaaacagaaaaaggaaaaaatacCGCGTGTTCGTCAAAACTATGAACATTATGGAAGGTGTTTGTTCCCAATAATAATATATACTGCATGACTGAATTGTGATGGGATAATCTCGTTCGAACTCTTTTACCTTGGAGAACTCTCCTTGGGTGCAGGATCAAGCGGTGGGTGCACAAGGTTGTGAACCCACCCACAGGGATCCGAGTTTCTGCCTTGACTAGCAAAGCGTTCGTGTGTTGCAATGAATAAAAAATAAACCACCACGTGCTCATGAATCTGAGAAACAACTTAGTGTACTTTTTATCACTCAAATATTGCATCAGTTAGATGCCTTATATTCTTGAATAGTATCTATGGCGGACCATCTCCAGGTAAATGATGAGTACATTCGATGAGCAAGAAATATATGAGATGCGTCAAAAAGCAGCAAGTAATAATGATGATCTAGAAACAGATTCTGGCCAAAAAACAGAGCACGAATGCTTTGCTAGGCTGATGGTCCATTGGTCTTCTGCATCCGTGCCTATACATACCTTTAACCCGTTGTTGGTGCTCCATCGTTCTTCTGAACATTCTTTTCCGGATCACCGACACAAATCATGTTGGCCATCTCCACAAAACACCACCAGTTGGATTTGCCCAAGCAGGTTTGAGCTGAGCTCCCACCATATTTTCCTTTCAATCAAGTCTTGTCTAAATCATCTAAATGCCTGCAAATAAAACATGCATCTTTGGTAACTTTTTCAACAATTGATAAAACCAAACCAATCTCATGTTAAACCATTTTCTTTCTGTAAATTATTCTAACAAACACATGGCAAGCATATTAAAAGGTATAAATCTCTGCCAAGCATTTTTATCGAACTCTCGATATGGGTAGCTTGATGCACTGATAAAACAAACAGTAGGGAGGGGCAAGGAACGAGGCAACCTGGGATCTGAGAAGGCTGTTAGTCTAGTCGGCTTCAACAGATGGGATAGCTTCGTCCCTGTCCTCGCCACCCGTGGCTCTAGGGGAGTTGTGGTTTTGAGGGCAGCTGCTGCTGAGGTAGAACAGAAGGGAGAGTGGCTTCTCCGGCGGGACTCACCGGCTCCGGGGTGGaagagctctgaaaaatcgaacCTGAGATCGGCTCCAGCGGCTGTGAACATGGGCCATGGCAACTGAGCGTGAGGAGGGAGGCACAAAGGTCATCCCATCTCCTGGGCTCACGACAAGGAAGCTGCAAGCCGGGAAGGTGACCTCGTTGGCGTCTTTGGCGGTGAAGGTCACCAAATTCCGAGGGGACGACGGCCATGGGAGGTCAAGGCGCATGAACTTCTCGTGCATCTTCTTGCGGCGGCAGTTTGGAGGTTATCCCGTGAGATGGCGGAACGCTTGCGGTGAGGTACGCCAACTTGCCATCCACTGCCCACCAGTCCGACTTCATCGTGGCCTATCACAGAGGCTGGGCCGCCATCTGCGACCATCCAGTGCCATCGGTGATGAAGCCACCTCAGTGGTGTGCCTAACGGCGCTGCGTGTGGATGTGGGAGATGGCGAGCGTCTGGCCCTGTGACCCTGTCTGGTTGTGCAACCAATCGAGAGCACGTTCCAGCCTCACCTGCGGTCCTTCTTTCCCCCTGTGTCCGCCTCCGATCTCCAATTCCGTTAGCACCAGAGAGGCAGTTACGAGAGCACAGGAGAGCTCTACATAAGAGCAGGGCAGTTGTGCTTCGGTGACGCGAGGACCCGGGCGTGTATGTTcttttttttctgtttctttttcgCCCTAACCGATCATGCATGTAGTTTTTCTCCTGATTTTGCGATGATATTTTTTCTCCCATTTTTTATCATGCGGGAAGGAAGGATCTCAGGACAGAAGACAAAACTCTCTTTATAGTAAGTAGAGATTTAGGAATAGTGCATTAGTGAGTCTTGAATCTTAAAACAGAATAGGAAAACTATCACATGTTTCTTAAAACTATGAACACTGTAGAATGTGTTTCCAAATAATAATATATGTGACTGAATTGTGATGTGGTAACCTTGCTCCTGAACTCTTTTAGCTGGTTATATATATTTTTTCTGTTGTGAGTGCTGCCTGGAGTTAATGTTTAGATTACTTGAAGCATGTCTATGTTACATGTAATCAGTTGACTTGCCTAACTGTTATGCATTTTTTAAACAGAAATTAAAGCAGTGAGAAAAAGAAAGGAAAGAGCAAAGGATCTTGAGGGCATAGACATGAGCAATATTATTACGAGTTCTCGTAGGAGAAATGCATCTAGTTTTATACCCCTGCCAGTGCCTAAAATTGAAGCTGATAGTGacagcgatgatgatgatgatgatgatgatgatgatgatgatgatggtgaagAGGAGAATGTGGAGGGTGGAGATAAAGGTGACGACGACGATGCAGAAGCTGGAGATGGATCTGCTGATGGTATGATTCAATTCAATAGTTTGTAACATTTGAATGTACTGTCAACAGCATTGCTATTTACAACTTTCTTTACTGTTGTATTGAGGAGAAGCATCAATTGTTGTCTACATTAACTTTTTTGCGATGAAGTTTGAAAAAATTGAACTTTGAAAGATATGAACCTGGCAGGCAGCACTAGGTGGGGTTTTAAATGTTTTTATCACTTTTGCACCTATATTTATCTTCTTTTGTATCCTGCAAATCAAGTTTGATCCTAAAACTTTGTAGTGGCATAGAAGTCAAGACATTTTTCAGTTTGAGAATTTCAGGAAACTTTACATCTGTTTTCTGTAGATTCCGACGCTGACTGGTAAAGGAGTGACCATGATTCAAATTGCCTAAAATATGTGTAGCTGTGTGAGCCACACAATCTAATGGGAAAAAAGATAACtttttgattcaaaggatttccATGGGAATTTTGGAGGGTTGAAATCCTTGGGGAATTTTCATGTGCCGGTCCTTTGATTCGTAGGTACTGAATCCCATAGGAATTTTTCGTAAGGATTCCATTGTACTACTACATTTCAGCATCGACTCAAACCTGTTGGAAAGAATCCTTCGCTTTTCCTGTGAAGCAATCAAACAAACCAATTTCTTGTAGGATTCAGATGGACATGACGTTGCAATCCTGTATTTTTCCTATTCCTGCATTTTAAGAATCTTGTGAACCAAAGAGGCCCTTAAGCATTTTCTTTGTTAGCGGTTTACTATTTTGTCATTCTCATGCTAAATCTACTAATGTAAAGCTTTATGCACTGTCTGAAATGCCCATCTGTTTCTTACCAAGTGACAATTCTATGCATGTTCAGATGCTGGAAACGGGAGCGATTGACTCTTCTCGCGTTACTACAAGGTAGAAGGAAGTAGTTCTGGCCTTGGCTGGTTCGGGATGAAGCCAGTTGTTCAGAAGTTACTTTCTGGCATCTTATTTATGCTGCCGTTAATATGGTCACTACTATATTATTGACTGGTCTTATTTATATTAGACTAATACACCAGGCAATCAATTGCTGTAGTCCCTTAACCTAATGTATAATATCAGGCGTGTTATCTTGGCAGCTGGCTCAGATTCGTGTGTTCATGGTAGTTTGAAAGCTACATCAACATTACGTTTGTTCGATGTATGTGTGACGTACCAGAAGTCGCATCTTATCGGTTTTGAGAAATTGTCATGTCTGGTGCCCACTCGTGGTGATTTTGTGGGTAGGGATTATTCGTGGCATTCCTTGGCGTAGTCATATTTCGTTTAGTTTTATGGCTGGTCTGATGCAGGCGAGGAGCTCCGATGTTCTTTGTTTCTTTAGCAACAAAACTTAGGGAGTGTTCGGAGTCCCTCCGCTCCCAGACTCGGCTCTGCGGAGCCGGTGAAGTTGTAGGCTAAAATATTAGAGTTAGAAATTAGGTGCTCCGCAACTCCTCTAATTTCATGGATTTGGTGGATATCTGAACAGGGCCTTACTTTACTGAACTCTTTTAATTCCATGGATTTGGTGGATATCCGAACAGGTGATTAATGAGGGACTATGCAACGGTGCCGCACACTGTGCACTAATCCGTTGCAGGACGAGCCCAAAAATGCCAAACCCTGTATTCGCTAATCAAAAGCAGAACGGGCGCAAAAATCTATGGCAAATAAGCAAAAGGGCATGCATCCCGATTCCAGGTCCCATTGCTGAAAAAGAATGTATGAAGATTTTTAACAGCACAATGCAAATTTATTCAGAACACAGGGGATGTGATGACAGTGGAAGCAATGGCTATGCTTGACGGTCTAGTTTTGGCAAATGCTATGAGCTTTAGTAGGACTGAAGCGGAGTCTGATTCTCTCACCGTGGTGAATTATTGCTAAGGACATAACCAATGATGGGATGTAGCAGCGGCGATTTTTGCAGAATGCATAGATTTGGCAACGTTAGTAGGAAAAGTCATCTTCAAGCATTGTTTTCGTGATGCAAATTCTGTAGCACATGAGCTAGCTAAGTTCAATTTTCGTAATAAGTGTGATGATAGTTGGACCGATGAGCCAGTTGGGTTCTTAATTAGCCAACTAGTAAACGATGTAACTGTTTTTTAAGTTAATAAAACTAACTATGATAGCCTTTCCCCAAAAAAGAGATGAGTTTGACCATATTTCCAAGGAGAGATCCATCTTGAGCCgttttcctatgactcaaataaAACCGAGAAATCCTTGAGTCTTCGAAAAACCAATgcctttttttttcctttttgaatTAGGGggccatccatctcctccaaagAACACCGAGCAACCAATGTGCTACGACACATGATAACCGACATTAATCCTTACTTAACCCATTGTCATCGACACCAAAATATCATTGAGAAATCAATGCACTTTCAATCTGGTGAATTGATGACACTACGGTTAGAGCATGGCCAAAAGGATAAAATATATAAATGATGCCATGCCAGACTACAAATATAGGAAGCTCCCCCTTGATATGCGTAAATAAACAACTAATGCTTGAAATGCACTTTGCGCATAACAAAGGAGCTCCCCCTATATCAATAGACAAGTGCAATGATATGAGTGAAGCATATAGCAAAGAACACATTGCACAAGCTGGTAAGTgtccataaagatcaacaacggTGCACAAGGTCACAAACTATAGGTGTGCTGTGAGAGGGGAAGTAGAGATGATATGATATGAATAAGATGCCATGGGTATGAAGAATAGTACTTCTCCCCGAAAAGATATGTGTTTCAGGAAGTGCTACACTTAGGAGAACACTAACTACTTGATATTTTATAGTGAGAGATCAACCTAATAAAAATGACTAGCACGCAATCAAAAGGGTGCAAAAATAAGGGATATACATCTCAGACAATTCATAATAGCATGATATGGTATAGCACCTTCCATTGGAGAAGTTCTCTTCGTCTTTGCAAAATTTCAGCAAAAAACGTTGCCGGACAACAATTTTAACAAAAACAAATTTCTACCAAAACTGCTTGCCTGTGGCAAACTAAAATGTTGTCGTGGCAATTTCAAAAATTACTGCCATGGCCGTAGTTTCTTCAGgttttcttcttcgtcttcttgtACGACCTTCTGCGTCGGGGTCCTCCTCCGCAAACTTGTCACCACCATATGTAACTACTATTTTATCACTGCTATCTCTATGGCCACTACATAAAAATTGCATTACATaaaagttgacacgcaggtcattaAAGTGACAATCATATGGCTCCAGCCATCAAGTCATACCATAACAAGTAGGTTATGTTAAATATTACAACATATAGATATCTCATACAAATCTCATCAATATGACGAAGTGCAAGGATCGAGAAGAGgggtctagagggggggtgagtAGACCCTTAAAAAGCAAAAGTGGCAGTTTTTattttcttcaagttaaggtggagtttagCACATATTAAAGCAcacacaatacatttcaagcaagtatgacaagagcataggcaGCGGAAAAGgtaaagcatgcaatttgcaagaaagtaaatgGATGAGATTGGAGTATGCAAACACGATGGAGATGCAGAGAATTTTTGGCGTGGCTCCGATAGGTGGTTGATGCgtagcatcctatggacatcaccatgtcaagagtccgttcggcgagtgacacgtgcgacatctacttcacatacacaaaggtgaatcatctccttttacacctgctcacttgaccccttcgaggatggtatactacttgacactccacgcgtgtgcatacataggtattgtcggagcaccacggatgacgaggaggagtgagagtgcaagtgtacaactacaccatccgcgagggaagcatggaagagaaGACGGAAGAAGACGATGCTGCTGAAGCTACAACGACCGGACATTCGGGCCAAAGGCCAGACATCCGGCGCCTGTGCAGCCATGCAGGAGCTGCACCAATAGACGGCCGAAGCATCAGCGGCCGAACATTCGGCCCGTGTGTCGGGACATCCGGTGCAACGCCACAGCTCGGACATCCGGCGTGAGGCACCCGAAGCCATAAGGTCACCCTGCTCGGGCCGGACATCCGACCAACTGCCCTGGACATCTAGCGTCTCGCGAGTGCCCAGACATCCGacccccagcccggacatccggtgcctgcctgcgcgcagagtcaggccagaggcccatgtatcccctcctcacttaccccttcgtggactAGCCTATATATACTCCTTTCCCTTCctctagttagggttagcaaatgATTAGCTCATTTGatatagagctttgctcatccatatGGATCTACTCCaccgagagagaccgcggcctctacggagaagatccaacttggattcaagacccctcacggggAGATCCGTCTAGGATatcatcaagacctcctcacggagatgaactagttaccatttgtatcatcctttgttgactttggatcgtgtatctctttgtgttttgtggatctagcacatgtgtgatcgttTCTTGTTGATTTGAGTGTCCCCTCTCGTTTCCCCTCATGATTTCCCTCGTGTTCTTTGTGGGATTCCCTCCAAATCGTGAAAGAtcaaccctagggtttccaccctacatcatcttggtatcagagcaaggttgaGCACGAATTTGGAGCCCCTACCCCTTGTTTTTCTAGCCTTCTTTTGTTTGATTTCGTCCTAATtttgaaaatccccaccaaaaatagcccacaatttttttgtgatttgttggctTGATGatattttgttgattttgatctgTGGATTCGTTGTGTCTTGAGTGGATCTAACTTTCCCCCAAGTTTCCCTACTTTCCATCCATGAAATCTCTCCAATTTTGCCCCCAAAATCATCAATTTCCGCCCCAAATCGAGTTTTGAAGTCCAAATCCCGATTTGGAATCGtccggccggacatccgggccatcgggccggacatccgggccccgagctggacatccggctcctggagGGCAAAATCGCGCAAGGTTCTGGACACCAGTTCCCTGAAATCCGGACCCTCACCCCCGGATGTCCGACCCCTGGGAATTCAGCCTCCCGTGTTTCACCGTTTTGCCCATAACTTACacatccggagtccgattttcaCGTTATTTAGCTCGTTGAGTAGCTATTGACATCCCCCATCACATAAAAATACTaccaacatcatttgactccatcaaatttttggaactttggcatctttgcttagggcttccaccacatcttCCGCAAAACCACCATAGCCTTCCACAACCTAACCCATTTTATTCCCCATTGCATTTgaggttgtttgagttgtgatttgagtctcctaagatgtttcagctacttagagacggttgcttcttcattaaccaccaccataacttctgCATAACCTTGCTcaccatacacttccgccaccccaacttaacccaattttgtttatgttgtgagttgtgtctcctaaggtgtttcggctacttagggactgTTCTTTCAaatccgacaccgtgtatagccCATCATACACTTCCGCCACCTTAACCCATTTTGACCAGGTTTCCACCAATACTTCCGCAACCACCGCCGCATTCTACTACCACCTTTTGACATTTGacgtttgagattttgagttcgcggtttttccgtttcctaaggtgtttcggctacttaggaaCACTTCAACTTCGACATCACCGCCACTCATCGTCACCCCGGTCTCGACATCATCATTGACCATTTCATCATTTTGACAACATCATCCGTCCTTATGTACACATGACAAACATTGACGGTAACCTCGACGACACCATTGTATATTCCCCTTGgaattgcattgataacccctagcccattttgcgtcatgtaagtgcatctagtgccccttagtgattttggtgtattgaagacttataggttaagggactaatgcgtttgtgagtgtacacaggtctataagtctatgaggagtttgatatttacagagaaagtcgacccctaaaaatgaagttcttcggcTGAAGACTttgtatttctgaagactttctgaaaactttgaaagtgaagaaattggtgtaatcctgaagacttggtattcattcgaggaacatgaagcgtgaagacttttgttttcgtagtttcattttctctttcttgagtcataggaaacaccgtactgttaaagggggtcgaggaaatactaaggaaaaatttccaagtgatgctcaactcaaatcctacacctaccaatcccttcgagtgaagccattggaaatctcatatactttagtcaatttcttcagtgacagagacgaagttcttctgtctccgaggaatttgttctgactgaggagttagggattcgtcagtgcggattgcctacactgTGAGGAACAAGATAGCCTTGAGGattttgatactcaaaattctgaccgttgctgtgctatgcaccagctgtcccaaaatatctacccacctaacggtcatatcattgaagggcatttatgtcttatcatgtcgggctgcttccctaggctataaatagccgccccctacaaccactagctggttggctgctccgagagaaactgacacttgtcatttgagagcatcccatcctccgaggactttgagtgaaaatcatcaagtgaggaaaacccaaacccaaatacctacaaaccccaagtgattgagcatcaccgaagagattgatcctgcgtggatccgacacttgttacctttgaagactgtgcatcttccagacggttaggcgtcatggtctagagcatccaagaggaaattgtggatcaccgagtgaccaagtctgtgaaggtttggaagtcacctgaagacttaccacgagtgattgggcgaggtctgtgtgaccttagctcaaggggaatacggtgaggactgagtgttctgaactgcgtgttcagaactgggtgtccgggactgtgtgtcctcaggtttaaatacctagccgccctaaccagacgtacaactgtcacagcagttggaactggtctaccaaatcattgtcttcaccaagctactggttccatttcctcaacccttccatttcctcatttatgtgttgagtgcttgttcatatctgtttgaagactttgactgaagacttcctctatttcctcagttcaatttcttcagtctgtttgtcttatcccgtgttatcctgtgtttacgctttctgtactctgtacttgctttcatttcatcatgaagaccatgctcatgcactgctatgtttacttctgagtacttattccgctgcaagtagttcttcactcaggaatttcctcacccgcaaattcctcagtgaagaattcataaaaatcgcctattcacccctctagtcgatataacgcacttcacgtcacttgcctatcgagactagccatttgagtattgccggcaacattacttgtgcacattagtggtcATCGATCCcccttccattgcatacataccatatcatactggtatcatatcatctcttgtgtcacaagattgttcccgcatatacacaattgctatcttggtttgtgcatttcacATTGTGGCCATaccaaaataataataataataataagcttttaagcaaagaaaaagagagcaaacaagcttgtaagcaatagcctTAGCATCatactaaaggaaatatgccctggaggcaataataaatttgttatttatatttccttatatcatgataaatgtctattattcatgctagaattgtattaaccggaaacttagtacatgtgtgaattattggggatcgtagtagaaatttaaaattttctacgcatcaccaagatcaatctatggagtaatctagcaacgaggggaaggagagtgcatctacatacgcttgtagatcgctaagcggaagcgttgcaagaacgcggatgaaggagtcgtactcgtagcgattcggatcgcggttgattccgatctaagcgccgaaccacggcgcctccgcgttcaacacacgtgcagcccggtgacgtctcctacgccttgatccagcaaggggggaaggagaggttggggaagactccgtccagcagcagcacaacggcgtggtggtggtggaggagcgcgggactccagcagggcatcgccaagcactacgagagacgaggagggagaagggtagggctgcgccaagagagagattGAATCGTATGTTGGGCAGcccccatacctcaagtatatataggggaaggggagggggctgcgccccctctagggttcccaccccaaggggtgcggcaggcccctagatcccatctagggtggcggccacaagggggagaggggaaggcgcacctggggtgggccttagggcccatctgccctagggtttgcccccttccccttttggaggcgccttgggccttggtggtaggctccccagcccacctaggggctgttcccttcccactattggcccatgcagccttctagggctggtggccccacctggtggacccccgggaccctcccagtggtcccggtacgttaccgatagcgcctgaaacctttccggtgaccaaaacgggacttcccatatataaatctttacctccagatcattccggaactcctcgtgacatccgggatctcatccgggactcctaacaacattcggtaaccgcgtacatactttccctataaccctagcgtcatcg encodes:
- the LOC125551416 gene encoding inner centromere protein A-like isoform X1 codes for the protein MEADGAAAAAATKGREAEIMEALRARVPFFKKQADSLTLEGVRRTLEKDMDLKINSLDPHKKFIRQCVDKVFSGCDNENTDNASERAEAKVDNLSEDAQPMSVSNKISSSPDEQGARSSKTNKDPEGVKNHSSGSDITEAMIKKAIDKRASYFRENSDVFDYSACIHKMKQCRTLTLLGVRRTLEEDLKLERKALDAFKDFITKELDRVLQEPENGTTDHSKQEACKDAGQKTSKGSKRARQDFDTSELNNSHSEKEDSDEDVRPIKKKQQAAPAHGKRVERLKSVIKSCGMSVPPSVYRRAKQAPESKREACLIKELEDMLEKEGLSSHPSEKEIKAVRKRKERAKDLEGIDMSNIITSSRRRNASSFIPLPVPKIEADSDSDDDDDDDDDDDDDGEEENVEGGDKGDDDDAEAGDGSADDAGNGSD
- the LOC125551416 gene encoding inner centromere protein A-like isoform X2 yields the protein MEADGAAAAAATKGREAEIMEALRARVPFFKKQADSLTLEGVRRTLEKDMDLKINSLDPHKKFIRQCVDKVFSGCDNENTDNASERAEAKVDNLSEDAQPMSVSNKISSSPDEQGARSSKTNKDPEGVKNHSSGSDITEAMIKKAIDKRASYFRENSDVFDYSACIHKMKQCRTLTLLGVRRTLEEDLKLERKALDAFKDFITKELDRVLQEPENGTTDHSKQEACKDAGQKTSKGSKRARQDFDTSELNNSHSEKEDSDEDKQQAAPAHGKRVERLKSVIKSCGMSVPPSVYRRAKQAPESKREACLIKELEDMLEKEGLSSHPSEKEIKAVRKRKERAKDLEGIDMSNIITSSRRRNASSFIPLPVPKIEADSDSDDDDDDDDDDDDDGEEENVEGGDKGDDDDAEAGDGSADDAGNGSD
- the LOC125551416 gene encoding inner centromere protein A-like isoform X4, whose amino-acid sequence is MNDQVFSGCDNENTDNASERAEAKVDNLSEDAQPMSVSNKISSSPDEQGARSSKTNKDPEGVKNHSSGSDITEAMIKKAIDKRASYFRENSDVFDYSACIHKMKQCRTLTLLGVRRTLEEDLKLERKALDAFKDFITKELDRVLQEPENGTTDHSKQEACKDAGQKTSKGSKRARQDFDTSELNNSHSEKEDSDEDVRPIKKKQQAAPAHGKRVERLKSVIKSCGMSVPPSVYRRAKQAPESKREACLIKELEDMLEKEGLSSHPSEKEIKAVRKRKERAKDLEGIDMSNIITSSRRRNASSFIPLPVPKIEADSDSDDDDDDDDDDDDDGEEENVEGGDKGDDDDAEAGDGSADDAGNGSD
- the LOC125551416 gene encoding inner centromere protein A-like isoform X3, with the protein product MEADGAAAAAATKGREAEIMEALRARVPFFKKQADSLTLEGVRRTLEKDMDLKINSLDPHKKFIRQCVDKVFSGCDNENTDNASERAEAKVDNLSEDAQPMSVSNKISSSPDEQGARSSKTNKDPEGVKNHSSGSDITEAMIKKAIDKRASYFRENSETLTLLGVRRTLEEDLKLERKALDAFKDFITKELDRVLQEPENGTTDHSKQEACKDAGQKTSKGSKRARQDFDTSELNNSHSEKEDSDEDVRPIKKKQQAAPAHGKRVERLKSVIKSCGMSVPPSVYRRAKQAPESKREACLIKELEDMLEKEGLSSHPSEKEIKAVRKRKERAKDLEGIDMSNIITSSRRRNASSFIPLPVPKIEADSDSDDDDDDDDDDDDDGEEENVEGGDKGDDDDAEAGDGSADDAGNGSD